A part of Geothrix oryzae genomic DNA contains:
- a CDS encoding APC family permease translates to MQSLRRILLGRRLSSDETQHTKISNPVALAVFSSDAISSVAYATQEILASLSGALVPAAGGLALVGAAIFGWSIPVALGIVALLAILAVSYRQTILAYPGGGGAYIVAKENLGDIPALTAGASLLIDYILTVAVSASSGIAAITAAVPALAGHNVALTLLAIGFIAIMNLRGIQESGHLFAIPTYGFVVSIFLVMGYGLVRLLLGEGPSPAQVQQAVVQGTHLAGVSMVWIFMRAFSAGCTALTGVEAISNGTTAFRDPVGPNAAKTMIWMVLLLGTMFLGITLLAHQYGVTYQHSTNPAVVAETLLSKLNKAILGDVSHGLPKLMYYLAQGFTFAILVVAANTAFADFPRLAALQARDGFLPRQFASQGDRLVFSNGILILFFFSGLLVWLFHANTDILLPLYAAGVFMGFTLSQTGMVAHWRKVKGPRWHAKAMVNGLGAVTALVVLLDIAITKFIHGAWIVILLVPLLVVVHFSIRRHYVGVKSRLAASRTDAFLPTKHHALVLVNGIHRGVVQSLLYARLIAGDRVEALTVDLGSDGARESPAMEKLRADWIIYGMGVPLRCLPSPYRKLVEPVLGEVDRIHAAEPELALTVILPEFITSKWWQQFLHNQSALRLKAALLMRSGVIVTSVPMHLPQ, encoded by the coding sequence ATGCAGAGCCTGAGGCGGATCCTGCTGGGGCGGCGGTTATCCAGCGACGAGACGCAGCACACCAAGATCAGCAACCCGGTGGCCCTGGCCGTGTTCAGCTCGGACGCAATCTCCTCCGTGGCCTATGCCACGCAGGAGATCCTGGCCTCGCTCTCCGGGGCGCTGGTTCCCGCGGCCGGCGGCCTGGCGCTGGTGGGCGCGGCGATCTTCGGATGGTCCATTCCCGTGGCCCTCGGCATTGTGGCGCTGCTGGCGATCCTGGCCGTCAGCTACCGGCAGACCATCCTGGCCTACCCGGGCGGGGGTGGCGCCTACATCGTGGCCAAGGAGAACCTGGGCGACATTCCGGCCCTGACGGCCGGGGCCTCCCTCCTCATCGACTACATCCTGACCGTGGCGGTGTCGGCCTCGTCGGGCATCGCCGCCATCACGGCCGCCGTGCCGGCCCTGGCGGGGCACAATGTCGCCCTGACGCTCCTGGCCATCGGGTTCATCGCGATCATGAACCTCCGCGGCATCCAGGAGAGCGGCCACCTCTTCGCGATCCCCACCTACGGCTTCGTGGTGAGCATCTTTCTGGTGATGGGCTATGGCCTCGTCCGCCTGCTCCTCGGGGAGGGGCCTTCGCCCGCACAGGTGCAGCAGGCCGTGGTCCAGGGCACCCATCTGGCGGGGGTGTCGATGGTCTGGATCTTCATGCGGGCCTTCAGCGCGGGCTGCACGGCGCTGACCGGGGTGGAGGCCATCAGCAACGGCACGACGGCCTTCCGGGATCCCGTGGGGCCCAACGCCGCCAAGACCATGATCTGGATGGTGCTGCTGCTGGGAACGATGTTCCTGGGCATCACCCTGCTGGCCCACCAGTACGGGGTGACCTACCAGCACAGCACGAACCCCGCGGTGGTGGCCGAGACGCTGCTGTCCAAGCTGAACAAGGCCATCCTCGGCGATGTGAGCCACGGCCTTCCGAAGCTGATGTACTACCTGGCCCAGGGCTTCACCTTCGCCATCCTGGTGGTGGCGGCCAACACGGCCTTCGCGGACTTCCCCCGTCTGGCGGCCCTCCAGGCCCGGGACGGCTTCCTGCCGCGCCAGTTCGCCAGCCAGGGCGACCGCCTGGTCTTCTCCAACGGCATCCTCATCCTGTTCTTCTTCTCGGGCCTGCTGGTCTGGCTCTTCCACGCGAATACGGACATCCTGCTGCCCCTCTACGCGGCGGGCGTGTTCATGGGGTTCACCCTCAGCCAGACCGGCATGGTGGCGCACTGGCGCAAGGTGAAGGGCCCGCGCTGGCATGCCAAGGCGATGGTGAACGGCCTGGGGGCCGTCACGGCCCTGGTGGTGCTGCTGGACATCGCCATTACCAAGTTCATCCACGGGGCCTGGATCGTGATCCTGCTGGTGCCCCTGCTGGTGGTGGTCCACTTCAGCATCCGCCGCCACTATGTGGGCGTGAAGTCCCGGCTGGCGGCCAGCCGTACGGACGCCTTCCTGCCGACCAAGCACCACGCCCTGGTGCTGGTGAACGGCATCCACCGGGGCGTGGTGCAGTCGCTCCTCTATGCCCGGCTCATCGCCGGAGACCGCGTGGAAGCCCTCACGGTGGACCTGGGCTCTGACGGCGCCCGGGAGAGCCCGGCCATGGAGAAGCTGCGGGCCGACTGGATCATCTACGGCATGGGCGTGCCCCTGCGCTGCCTGCCGAGCCCCTACCGCAAGCTCGTGGAGCCCGTTCTGGGGGAGGTGGACCGGATCCATGCCGCGGAACCGGAGCTGGCGCTCACGGTCATCCTGCCGGAGTTCATCACCTCGAAGTGGTGGCAGCAGTTCCTCCACAACCAGAGCGCCCTGCGCCTTAAGGCCGCCTTGCTGATGCGGTCGGGCGTCATCGTGACCTCCGTGCCCATGCACCTCCCCCAGTAG
- a CDS encoding M4 family metallopeptidase: MPSRFALRLAAAAVLVVPAFAARPVDSPLADEARRHLDARVYQLGLDRDHGFAPKSVFEEPTGEAHIRMHQLYKGVRVFEGESVVHMRGGAVTDRTDALVRGLNLNVIPTLAHGEALAVAHQSLAPKGAYAHAPTSELVVATLTRDIETPRGTRTLSRPALAYHIHTELENGAEETRHTDFLVDAHTGAILESWSTLHTISGTGNSQFSGTVAINTTANGATYDLRDTTRGMNYATYNLNHATTGTGTLYNDADNTWGDGANYVAGGSTTTANGQTAAVDAHYGVGLTYDFYKNVLGRNGIDGNNGATYSRVHYSNSYDNAFWSDSCFCMTYGDGSSFKSLESIDVAGHEMSHGVMARTANLTYRGESGGLNEANSDIFGSMVEFMAHGGGTSTVPNYTSITGTIQVNYGTVPAANYLIGEQLATNAFNKPLRYMYKPSLDGSSPDAWSKTLGRLDVHYSSGVANHFFFLLAHGSQIDAFSGNLQSPLANGVTSIAGIGNDLAARIWYKAITAYMTSSTNYAGARVATLNACTALGYPSGSSVYTTVNNAWLAVNVK; this comes from the coding sequence ATGCCCTCTCGTTTCGCCCTTCGTCTCGCCGCGGCGGCGGTTCTCGTGGTTCCCGCCTTCGCCGCCCGCCCCGTGGACAGTCCCCTGGCCGACGAGGCGCGTCGCCACCTGGATGCCCGGGTGTACCAGCTGGGCCTGGATCGCGACCACGGGTTCGCGCCCAAGAGCGTCTTCGAGGAACCCACCGGCGAGGCCCACATCCGCATGCACCAGCTCTACAAGGGCGTGCGGGTCTTCGAGGGCGAGTCGGTCGTGCACATGCGCGGGGGCGCGGTCACGGACCGCACCGACGCGCTGGTCCGCGGCCTCAACCTGAATGTCATCCCCACCCTGGCCCACGGTGAGGCCCTGGCCGTGGCCCACCAGTCGCTGGCCCCGAAGGGCGCCTACGCCCACGCTCCCACCTCCGAGCTCGTGGTCGCCACCCTCACCCGGGACATCGAGACCCCCCGCGGCACCCGCACCCTTTCCCGCCCGGCCCTGGCCTACCACATCCACACCGAGCTGGAGAACGGCGCCGAGGAGACCCGGCACACCGACTTCCTCGTGGATGCCCACACCGGCGCGATCCTGGAAAGCTGGAGCACCCTCCACACGATCAGCGGCACCGGCAACTCCCAGTTCTCGGGCACGGTCGCCATCAACACCACCGCCAACGGCGCGACCTATGACCTGCGCGACACCACGCGCGGCATGAACTACGCCACCTACAACCTCAACCACGCCACCACGGGCACCGGCACCCTCTACAACGATGCCGACAACACCTGGGGTGACGGCGCCAACTATGTGGCCGGAGGCAGCACCACCACCGCCAACGGCCAGACCGCGGCCGTGGATGCCCACTACGGCGTGGGCCTCACCTACGACTTCTACAAGAATGTCCTGGGTCGGAACGGCATCGACGGAAACAACGGCGCCACCTACAGCCGCGTGCACTACAGCAACAGCTACGACAACGCCTTCTGGTCCGACAGCTGCTTCTGCATGACCTACGGCGATGGCTCCTCCTTCAAGTCCCTCGAGTCCATCGATGTCGCGGGCCACGAGATGAGCCACGGCGTCATGGCCCGCACCGCGAACCTCACCTACCGCGGCGAGTCCGGCGGCCTGAATGAGGCCAACTCGGACATCTTCGGCAGCATGGTCGAGTTCATGGCCCACGGGGGCGGCACCAGCACCGTGCCCAACTACACCAGCATCACGGGCACCATCCAGGTGAACTACGGCACCGTGCCCGCCGCCAACTACCTCATCGGCGAGCAGCTGGCCACGAACGCCTTCAACAAGCCCCTGCGCTACATGTACAAGCCCAGCCTCGACGGCTCCAGCCCCGATGCCTGGTCCAAAACGCTCGGCCGCCTGGATGTCCACTACAGCTCGGGCGTGGCCAACCACTTCTTCTTCCTCCTCGCCCACGGCAGCCAGATCGATGCCTTCTCGGGCAACCTCCAGTCCCCCCTGGCCAATGGCGTCACCAGCATCGCCGGCATCGGCAACGATCTGGCCGCCCGCATCTGGTACAAGGCCATCACGGCCTACATGACCAGCAGCACCAACTACGCGGGGGCCCGCGTGGCCACCCTGAACGCCTGCACCGCCCTCGGGTACCCCTCGGGCAGCTCGGTCTACACGACCGTGAACAACGCCTGGCTGGCCGTGAATGTGAAGTAG
- a CDS encoding MFS transporter, whose protein sequence is MSTEASTRALPAPPAAFRWLVLVVISLAMFGNYYVYDAISPLADVLQKQLGFTDGNIGLLQGIYSVPNIIMVLVGGILIDRIGVKKATFLFAVLCFMGALLTALSPKLWVMASGRLVFGLGAESLIVAVTAAVAQWFRGKELSFAFGINLLIARLGSFAALNSPTWARWAFGSWRTPLLIATVFGAVCVIAAGVYWLMENGAAKRYALGGQGGTDKVVWGDLLKFSPTYWYVVALCITFYSGIFPFQTFAVKFFQDAHGVTRETGGFLSSMLTLFAMIGTPLFGLMVDRVGKRALFMMLGSLLLIPVYLLMAYTHVSLFVPMAMMGIAFSLIPAVMWPSVAYLVPEEKLGTAYGLMTLIQNVGLAGFNFLIGWANDHAAASAAHPTGYRLGMWIFSSLGFFGFLFAYLLRRAETGPDAHGLETITTANQAG, encoded by the coding sequence ATGTCCACCGAAGCCTCCACTCGCGCCCTGCCGGCTCCGCCGGCGGCCTTCCGCTGGCTGGTGCTGGTGGTGATCAGCCTGGCCATGTTCGGCAACTACTATGTCTATGACGCCATCAGCCCCCTGGCCGATGTGCTTCAGAAGCAGCTGGGCTTCACGGATGGCAACATCGGGCTGCTCCAGGGGATCTACAGCGTGCCCAACATCATCATGGTGCTGGTGGGCGGCATCCTCATCGACCGCATCGGCGTGAAGAAGGCCACCTTCCTGTTCGCCGTCCTCTGCTTCATGGGGGCCCTCCTCACGGCGCTGAGCCCCAAGCTCTGGGTCATGGCCTCGGGCCGCCTGGTCTTCGGCCTGGGGGCGGAGAGCCTCATCGTGGCCGTCACGGCGGCGGTGGCCCAGTGGTTCCGCGGCAAGGAACTGAGCTTCGCCTTCGGCATCAACCTGCTCATCGCCCGTCTGGGCTCCTTCGCGGCCCTGAACAGCCCCACCTGGGCCCGCTGGGCCTTCGGCTCCTGGCGCACGCCGTTGCTCATCGCCACGGTCTTCGGCGCGGTGTGTGTCATCGCCGCAGGCGTCTACTGGCTCATGGAGAACGGCGCCGCAAAGCGCTACGCCCTGGGCGGCCAAGGCGGCACGGACAAGGTGGTCTGGGGCGACCTGCTGAAGTTCAGCCCCACCTACTGGTATGTGGTGGCCCTCTGCATCACCTTCTACAGCGGCATCTTCCCCTTCCAGACCTTCGCCGTGAAGTTCTTCCAGGATGCGCACGGGGTGACCCGCGAAACCGGCGGCTTCCTATCCTCGATGCTCACCCTCTTCGCCATGATCGGCACACCGCTCTTCGGCCTGATGGTGGACCGCGTGGGCAAGCGGGCGCTGTTCATGATGCTGGGGAGCCTGCTGCTGATCCCGGTCTACCTGCTCATGGCCTACACCCATGTGAGCCTCTTCGTGCCCATGGCCATGATGGGCATCGCCTTCAGCCTGATCCCGGCGGTCATGTGGCCCTCCGTGGCCTACCTGGTGCCGGAGGAGAAGCTGGGCACGGCCTATGGGCTGATGACGCTCATCCAGAATGTGGGGTTGGCGGGCTTCAACTTCCTCATCGGCTGGGCCAACGACCATGCCGCCGCCAGCGCCGCGCATCCCACGGGCTACCGGCTGGGCATGTGGATCTTCAGCAGCCTCGGCTTCTTCGGCTTCCTCTTCGCCTACCTGCTGCGCCGGGCGGAGACGGGGCCGGATGCCCACGGGCTGGAAACCATCACCACCGCCAACCAGGCCGGGTAG
- a CDS encoding ribonuclease domain-containing protein yields MTRWRRTLAHLAAGLVALAALLPLTACGPQGPASPPPAPTAQVQVAPSNPLPPHARETLAYIRQHGYAQPGYVGGRIFGNYEGALPRYDARRKRIEYREWDVHPRAEGRNRGAERLVTGSDGRVWYTVDHYRTFVEVR; encoded by the coding sequence ATGACTCGCTGGCGGAGGACCCTCGCGCACCTGGCCGCCGGCCTGGTCGCCCTGGCCGCTCTGTTGCCGCTCACGGCCTGCGGGCCCCAGGGCCCGGCCTCGCCCCCGCCGGCCCCGACCGCGCAGGTCCAGGTGGCCCCATCGAATCCTCTCCCCCCCCATGCCCGCGAGACTCTGGCCTACATCCGACAGCACGGCTACGCCCAGCCCGGCTATGTGGGCGGCCGCATCTTCGGCAATTACGAAGGGGCGCTCCCCCGCTACGATGCCCGCCGGAAGCGCATCGAATACCGGGAGTGGGATGTGCATCCCCGAGCCGAGGGCCGCAATAGGGGTGCCGAACGCCTGGTCACGGGCAGCGATGGACGGGTCTGGTACACGGTCGACCACTACCGCACCTTCGTCGAGGTCCGATGA
- a CDS encoding barstar family protein translates to MSDWAFLASAQGPHLCVWRGTAAALAEAAPVMPPLRWLRGSRMRTRVALLDEWAAAAQFPPYFGGTWDSLRDGLADLPEGGTFLVFDADQLLQDAPPSDGVTLMAVLEAVAEDLAPRPFHLVLQVEPGRHGDLVEGLRRLRVPFREL, encoded by the coding sequence ATGAGCGACTGGGCCTTCCTCGCCTCCGCCCAGGGGCCGCACCTCTGCGTGTGGCGCGGGACGGCCGCCGCGCTGGCGGAGGCCGCGCCGGTCATGCCCCCCCTTCGCTGGCTGCGGGGGAGCCGCATGCGGACCCGGGTGGCGCTCCTGGACGAATGGGCGGCCGCCGCCCAGTTCCCCCCCTACTTCGGCGGCACCTGGGACAGCCTCCGGGATGGTCTGGCGGACCTGCCCGAGGGCGGCACCTTCCTGGTCTTCGATGCAGACCAGCTGCTCCAGGACGCACCCCCTTCGGACGGCGTCACGCTCATGGCCGTGCTGGAAGCCGTGGCGGAGGACCTGGCGCCCCGGCCCTTCCACCTGGTGCTCCAGGTGGAGCCCGGCCGCCACGGGGACCTGGTGGAGGGCCTGCGCCGGCTCCGGGTGCCCTTCCGCGAGTTGTAG
- a CDS encoding YceH family protein has protein sequence MSDLDLPLLECRILGCLLEKQLSTPDAYPLSMNALLNACNQSSNRDPVLAVTEPEVQASVEALLARGLAEHWPGRVLKVAHTAKPTWNLSVQEAALLAELLLRGPQTPGELRTNTRRMYAFPDLAELEACLGALLEAEPPLIQRLPRAPGAREARVAHLLSGPVAQALAHDAAPARSGRLDQLEAEVATLRDELAVLRGAFEAFKAQF, from the coding sequence ATGTCCGACCTCGACCTCCCGCTCCTGGAATGCCGCATCCTGGGCTGCCTGCTGGAGAAGCAGCTGAGCACGCCGGATGCGTATCCCCTGTCCATGAACGCGCTGCTCAACGCCTGCAACCAGTCCAGCAACCGCGACCCGGTGCTGGCGGTGACGGAACCGGAGGTCCAGGCCTCCGTGGAGGCCCTCCTCGCCCGCGGGCTGGCTGAGCACTGGCCGGGCCGGGTCCTGAAGGTGGCGCACACCGCCAAGCCCACCTGGAACCTCTCCGTTCAGGAGGCGGCCCTGCTGGCGGAGCTGCTCCTCCGGGGGCCCCAGACGCCCGGCGAGCTGCGCACCAACACGCGGCGGATGTACGCCTTCCCGGACCTGGCGGAGCTGGAGGCTTGCCTGGGCGCGCTCCTCGAGGCCGAGCCGCCCCTCATCCAGCGGCTCCCCCGGGCCCCCGGGGCCCGTGAAGCCCGGGTGGCCCACCTGCTCTCAGGGCCGGTCGCCCAAGCTCTCGCCCATGACGCTGCCCCCGCCCGCTCCGGTCGGCTGGATCAGCTGGAAGCCGAAGTCGCCACCCTGCGCGACGAACTGGCAGTGCTCCGGGGGGCTTTCGAAGCCTTCAAGGCCCAGTTCTAG
- a CDS encoding L-lactate permease, whose protein sequence is MQWNQNYAALQGSLLLTALVVAIPIFFLFWALAVKRMKGHVAGLLTLLLTIIISVLVYRMPLSAALSASALGMVTGLFPIGWIILTAVFLFNLTVESGQFEIIKSSISSLSPDRRIQALLIAFSFSAFMEGVAGQGAPVAVAAAMLIGLGFPPLPAAVICLVANTPPVPFGPVGVPTMMMSTVTGIPATTMARAIGIDMAFMALIIPFFMVVVMVGFKRALEVIPAALVAGISYGATSLAISTYFGPELPAITASVVSLLCLVIFIRFWQPKTTWTFEEDKVANPATGVRHTAGQIFKAWSPFLILMLVMGLWGTPFFKNYAEKTHHWFLAVPHWPWLDGVVFKAAPIVAKPAVYGASYKWQWLTAPGTAMFLSSLISMVVLGISPATGAKVFAKTFMQLRFALVTLASVIGLGFLANYSGMSFTLGLAFAVLTGMAFPIFSPVIGLVGVFLTGSVTSSAALFGKLQQVTAGHLGFNPVLTTSANLFGGVMGKLISPQSIAVACAAVGLVGRETDIFRKTLKYSMILLGIVVVVVLLQAFVIPGILPTAPAVS, encoded by the coding sequence ATGCAGTGGAACCAAAACTACGCCGCGCTTCAGGGGAGCCTGCTCCTCACCGCCCTGGTGGTGGCCATCCCCATCTTCTTCTTGTTCTGGGCCCTGGCCGTGAAACGCATGAAGGGCCATGTGGCGGGGCTGCTCACGCTGCTTCTCACGATCATCATCAGCGTGCTCGTCTACCGGATGCCGCTCAGCGCCGCGTTGTCGGCCTCCGCCCTGGGCATGGTGACGGGCCTCTTTCCCATCGGCTGGATCATCCTGACGGCGGTCTTCCTCTTCAACCTCACGGTGGAATCGGGACAGTTCGAGATCATCAAGAGCTCGATCTCATCCCTGTCCCCGGACCGCCGGATCCAGGCGCTGCTCATCGCCTTCTCCTTCTCCGCCTTCATGGAAGGCGTGGCCGGGCAGGGCGCCCCGGTGGCGGTGGCCGCGGCCATGCTCATCGGCCTGGGCTTCCCCCCCCTGCCGGCCGCCGTCATCTGCCTCGTGGCCAACACGCCGCCCGTGCCCTTCGGGCCCGTGGGCGTCCCCACGATGATGATGTCCACCGTGACGGGCATCCCCGCCACGACCATGGCCCGCGCCATCGGCATCGACATGGCCTTCATGGCCCTGATCATCCCCTTCTTCATGGTGGTGGTCATGGTGGGCTTCAAGCGGGCCCTGGAAGTCATTCCGGCCGCCCTGGTGGCCGGCATCAGCTACGGCGCCACCTCGCTGGCGATCTCCACCTACTTCGGGCCCGAGCTGCCGGCGATCACGGCCTCCGTGGTGTCGCTGCTCTGCCTGGTGATCTTCATCCGCTTCTGGCAGCCCAAGACCACCTGGACCTTCGAGGAGGACAAGGTCGCGAACCCGGCCACGGGTGTCCGCCACACGGCGGGCCAGATCTTCAAGGCCTGGTCGCCCTTCCTCATCCTCATGCTCGTCATGGGCCTCTGGGGCACGCCCTTCTTCAAGAACTACGCCGAGAAGACCCACCACTGGTTCCTGGCCGTGCCCCACTGGCCCTGGCTAGACGGCGTCGTCTTCAAGGCCGCGCCCATCGTCGCCAAGCCCGCCGTCTACGGCGCCAGCTACAAGTGGCAGTGGCTCACGGCCCCGGGCACGGCCATGTTCCTCTCGTCGCTGATCTCCATGGTCGTGCTGGGCATCAGCCCCGCCACCGGCGCCAAGGTCTTCGCCAAAACCTTCATGCAGCTCCGGTTCGCCCTCGTCACGCTGGCCTCGGTCATCGGCCTGGGCTTCCTGGCCAACTACTCGGGCATGTCGTTCACCCTGGGACTGGCCTTCGCCGTCCTCACGGGCATGGCCTTCCCGATCTTCTCTCCCGTCATCGGCCTGGTGGGCGTGTTCCTCACGGGTTCGGTCACCTCGTCGGCGGCCCTGTTCGGCAAGCTCCAGCAGGTGACCGCCGGGCACCTGGGCTTCAACCCCGTGCTCACCACCTCGGCGAACCTGTTCGGCGGCGTCATGGGCAAGCTGATCTCCCCCCAGTCCATCGCCGTGGCCTGCGCCGCGGTGGGGCTCGTGGGCCGGGAGACGGACATCTTCAGGAAGACCCTCAAATATTCAATGATCCTGCTGGGGATCGTGGTGGTCGTGGTGCTGCTGCAGGCCTTCGTCATCCCCGGCATCCTGCCGACCGCGCCGGCGGTCAGCTGA